In Microbacterium pumilum, the following proteins share a genomic window:
- a CDS encoding fumarylacetoacetate hydrolase family protein, which translates to MRFARLGPVGAEIPVVWDEGQAFDLRLITADIGGEFLASDPVAAVRTALDAETLPVVGDAGALRVGAPIARPSAVYCIGMNYAAHAAESGSAPPENMVMFMKAPNTVVGPDDDIPIPRGSVKTDWEVELGIVIGARASYLESTDDASAHIAGYVIANDLSERDWQIAVSGGQWSKGKSAPSFCPLGPWLVTPDEVHAEDVRLRSWVNGESRQDSRTSDLIFGIDRIVWELSQHLALEPGDLILTGTPEGVALSGRFPYLAPGDVVELEIDGLGRQRQNYVAG; encoded by the coding sequence GTGAGATTCGCACGTTTGGGACCGGTGGGCGCAGAGATCCCGGTGGTCTGGGATGAGGGCCAGGCGTTCGATCTGCGGCTCATCACCGCCGACATCGGCGGAGAGTTCCTCGCCTCGGATCCGGTTGCCGCGGTGCGCACCGCTCTCGATGCCGAGACACTGCCTGTGGTGGGGGATGCCGGGGCGCTCCGCGTCGGCGCGCCGATCGCACGGCCGTCGGCGGTGTACTGCATCGGCATGAACTACGCCGCGCACGCGGCAGAATCGGGTTCGGCTCCACCCGAGAACATGGTGATGTTCATGAAGGCGCCGAACACCGTCGTCGGGCCCGATGACGACATCCCGATCCCGAGGGGAAGCGTCAAGACCGATTGGGAAGTCGAACTCGGCATCGTCATCGGGGCGCGCGCGTCCTATCTCGAGTCGACGGATGACGCATCCGCCCACATCGCCGGGTACGTGATCGCGAACGACCTGTCTGAACGCGATTGGCAGATCGCCGTCTCCGGAGGTCAGTGGTCGAAGGGCAAGTCCGCTCCGTCGTTCTGCCCGCTCGGACCCTGGCTCGTCACCCCCGATGAGGTTCACGCGGAGGATGTGCGGCTGCGCAGCTGGGTGAACGGCGAGTCACGTCAGGACTCGCGCACATCCGACCTCATCTTCGGAATCGACCGGATCGTGTGGGAGCTCAGCCAGCACCTGGCCCTCGAGCCCGGCGATCTGATCCTCACCGGCACGCCCGAGGGTGTCGCGCTCTCGGGCCGCTTCCCGTACCTTGCACCTGGCGATGTCGTGGAACTCGAGATCGACGGCCTCGGCCGTCAGCGCCAGAACTACGTCGCGGGCTGA
- a CDS encoding SDR family oxidoreductase, with amino-acid sequence MSAPLDGLVAIVTGGASGLGAAIAHRLREDGAAVAIFDVNPDAATGVDLAVAVDVTDDASVVAGVERVVEQFGRLDILVNNAGIGAQGDVTANSDDEWHRVFDINVVGIARVSRAAIPYLRTSPSAAICNTSSIAATAGLPQRALYSATKGAVLSLTQAMAADHLREGIRVNAVNPGTADTPWVGRLLSAAPDPAAERAALEARQPHGRLVRAEEVADAVAYLVSPRAGSTAGVALAVDGGMQGLRLRPAEPVG; translated from the coding sequence ATGTCCGCACCATTGGACGGCCTCGTCGCGATCGTCACCGGCGGAGCGTCGGGACTCGGCGCCGCGATCGCACACCGCCTGCGCGAGGACGGCGCCGCCGTCGCGATCTTCGACGTGAACCCGGATGCCGCCACCGGCGTGGATCTCGCCGTCGCCGTGGACGTCACCGACGACGCCTCGGTGGTCGCGGGTGTCGAGCGGGTCGTCGAACAGTTCGGTCGACTCGACATCCTTGTGAACAACGCCGGGATCGGGGCGCAGGGGGATGTGACGGCGAACTCGGATGACGAGTGGCACCGCGTGTTCGACATCAACGTCGTCGGAATCGCGCGCGTGAGTCGTGCGGCGATCCCCTACCTGCGCACGTCGCCCTCGGCCGCCATCTGCAACACCTCGTCCATCGCGGCGACGGCCGGTCTCCCGCAGCGAGCCCTCTACAGCGCGACCAAGGGCGCTGTGCTCTCGCTCACACAGGCGATGGCCGCCGATCACCTGCGAGAAGGCATCCGCGTGAACGCGGTGAACCCGGGCACCGCCGACACGCCGTGGGTAGGGCGACTGCTGTCTGCGGCACCCGACCCCGCAGCAGAGCGCGCGGCCCTCGAGGCACGCCAGCCACACGGGCGGCTCGTACGGGCAGAAGAGGTCGCGGATGCCGTTGCCTACCTCGTGAGCCCTCGGGCCGGCTCGACCGCCGGTGTCGCGCTGGCGGTCGACGGGGGCATGCAGGGACTGCGACTGCGGCCGGCGGAGCCGGTGGGCTGA
- a CDS encoding LLM class flavin-dependent oxidoreductase — protein sequence MTTRHPFRFGAVAAVRGPATLWADTARQLEHDGYSTLLVPDTLWTPSPFLVLTAAAAATTTLRLGTWVIAAPLRRPAEVVRETKTLQELSAGRFELGIGAGRPGGERDAEALGVLWGRGGERVTQVEATLTAVRTGVDPAPAIVIAGNGDRMLGIAGRFATTLALPSPPTADMAAITVQTDRARSIAGDLELALQITGVGDDIPEWLRRQMGLTPDGLRDAGAAAMLSGDVGRDADALERLRDQTGVSYFTVPGDLAGRLATLVERLAGS from the coding sequence ATGACAACGCGACACCCCTTTCGCTTCGGAGCCGTTGCCGCAGTCCGCGGTCCCGCCACACTCTGGGCCGACACCGCCCGCCAGCTCGAGCACGACGGCTATTCGACGCTGCTCGTGCCCGACACGCTGTGGACGCCGTCGCCTTTCCTGGTGCTGACCGCGGCCGCCGCCGCAACGACCACGCTGCGGCTCGGCACATGGGTGATCGCCGCGCCGCTGCGCCGACCCGCCGAGGTCGTGCGCGAGACCAAGACGCTGCAGGAACTCTCGGCGGGCAGGTTCGAGCTCGGCATCGGCGCCGGGCGACCGGGCGGTGAGCGCGACGCCGAGGCACTCGGCGTCTTGTGGGGTCGTGGGGGCGAGCGTGTCACCCAGGTCGAGGCGACGCTGACGGCAGTGAGAACCGGCGTCGACCCGGCTCCGGCGATCGTCATCGCCGGCAATGGCGATCGGATGCTCGGAATCGCCGGCCGGTTCGCCACCACTCTCGCGCTCCCATCCCCTCCCACTGCCGACATGGCGGCGATCACGGTGCAGACGGATCGGGCCCGATCGATCGCAGGCGATCTCGAACTCGCACTTCAGATCACGGGCGTGGGCGACGACATCCCGGAGTGGCTGCGGCGTCAGATGGGGCTCACCCCGGACGGGCTGCGCGACGCGGGCGCTGCCGCCATGCTCTCGGGCGACGTCGGCCGTGACGCCGACGCGCTCGAGCGGCTGAGAGACCAGACCGGGGTCTCGTACTTCACCGTGCCGGGCGACCTTGCGGGGCGCCTCGCCACGCTCGTCGAGCGACTCGCTGGGAGCTGA
- a CDS encoding zinc-ribbon domain-containing protein, whose product MAERVEAWWARRQFSRGAEVPYPVGTYREAWAPFPMLIRQYHPELNAGITLTQIPPAADVLLLWQCEAGHLFAATPSEQRARPGRERRRSAWCPECTLLANPPRIKGAGEGSGAWVMGVGAVDAGAAGSGVPVPGPRTSGISRQSSRSTKSLRPVCAKTPTLPVGEPFLSECAPRPASAVEARLRADLFARLGVTSGLNAVRISRPFFDHVEVWPDILLPELRIAVEYDTTGRFGLEHVGKREDADRRKDRALRTAGWEVVRIRTGKLEKLGPHDVQLSSMGRRGIDRLVDVFRDIRGPLFVDAYLL is encoded by the coding sequence ATGGCGGAGCGGGTCGAGGCGTGGTGGGCGCGACGTCAGTTCTCGCGCGGCGCGGAGGTGCCCTACCCGGTCGGCACCTACCGCGAGGCGTGGGCGCCGTTTCCGATGCTCATTCGGCAGTACCACCCGGAGCTGAACGCCGGGATCACTCTGACGCAGATCCCGCCGGCCGCGGATGTCCTGCTGTTGTGGCAGTGCGAGGCCGGGCATCTCTTCGCGGCGACTCCGAGCGAGCAGCGCGCGCGTCCAGGGCGCGAGCGGCGACGATCAGCGTGGTGCCCCGAGTGCACCCTGCTCGCGAATCCGCCGCGGATCAAGGGGGCCGGGGAGGGGTCGGGGGCTTGGGTGATGGGGGTTGGGGCGGTCGACGCGGGGGCCGCTGGGTCTGGCGTGCCGGTGCCTGGCCCACGCACATCCGGTATCTCGAGACAGAGTTCTCGGTCGACGAAGTCGCTGCGACCGGTGTGCGCGAAGACGCCGACGCTTCCGGTCGGCGAGCCGTTCCTGAGCGAGTGCGCTCCACGACCGGCATCCGCCGTCGAAGCGCGTCTGCGCGCCGACCTGTTCGCCCGGCTCGGCGTGACCTCGGGGCTGAATGCCGTCCGGATCAGTCGGCCGTTCTTCGACCATGTCGAGGTGTGGCCCGACATCCTGCTTCCGGAACTGCGCATCGCGGTGGAATACGACACCACGGGACGGTTCGGCCTTGAGCACGTCGGCAAGCGCGAGGATGCCGATCGGCGCAAGGACCGCGCGCTGCGCACAGCCGGATGGGAGGTCGTGCGGATTCGCACCGGCAAGCTCGAGAAGCTCGGTCCCCACGACGTTCAGCTGTCGTCGATGGGTCGGAGGGGCATCGATCGGCTGGTCGATGTGTTCCGCGACATCCGTGGGCCGCTGTTCGTCGACGCGTACCTCCTGTGA
- a CDS encoding HNH endonuclease signature motif containing protein, translated as MEFDDEPPPEHDDEPRWESDFSDWPSTGADAPDAVGLVMEVADVIAVFAAERLVRVDRMRREALAHAERYGWTMTDVVARSIRLELACALRITEHAAGDLLGLAEAVVHRYPPVLESLSRARMTERHAEVLVSALDRCLGPGCGMPASRCHIDHNVAWEHGGSTALTNLAPFCEGHHIVKHHGGWIVRQLPGGAIEWTSPTGRRYTVHPERPVPAFRTTADNDAPF; from the coding sequence GTGGAATTCGATGACGAACCACCCCCCGAACACGACGATGAACCGCGATGGGAGTCGGACTTCTCCGATTGGCCGTCCACTGGCGCGGATGCGCCGGATGCAGTCGGGCTGGTGATGGAGGTTGCGGACGTGATCGCGGTGTTCGCCGCGGAACGACTGGTGCGGGTGGATCGGATGCGACGCGAAGCCCTCGCGCACGCGGAACGGTACGGCTGGACCATGACGGATGTGGTCGCGCGGTCGATCCGCCTCGAACTCGCCTGCGCGCTGCGGATCACGGAACACGCCGCGGGAGACCTGCTCGGTTTGGCGGAGGCGGTGGTGCACCGCTACCCGCCCGTGCTCGAATCGCTGAGTCGGGCGCGGATGACGGAACGGCACGCCGAGGTTCTCGTGAGCGCGCTGGACCGATGCTTAGGACCGGGATGTGGGATGCCCGCCTCTCGCTGCCACATCGATCACAACGTGGCGTGGGAACACGGCGGATCGACCGCGTTGACGAACCTGGCCCCGTTCTGCGAAGGACACCACATCGTGAAACACCACGGCGGCTGGATCGTCCGGCAACTCCCCGGCGGAGCCATCGAATGGACCTCACCCACCGGACGCCGCTACACCGTCCACCCCGAAAGACCCGTACCCGCGTTCCGCACCACCGCCGACAACGACGCACCCTTCTAG
- a CDS encoding SDR family oxidoreductase, translated as MYIVPDQTGRRVIVTGANSGTGREAAQRLAGAGAEVVIAVRDAEKGEAARRDILNLHPDADLEVRVLDLADLTSVRTFAGSIEADGRLDVLINNAGVMVPPKRMTTADGFELQLGTNFLGPFALTIRLLPVLLQSAAPRVVTMSSMTANFGRIHFDDLHSLAHYRPGRAYSQSKRADLMMGVHLATIANERDWPLLSTIAHPGYTRTNLQTAGRNLARDKPLSPIRRTVLPSQSPAEGTEPLLFAAADPDAAQGAYYGPSAWGGLVGPPVRIDLPRSARGVDLPASVWAIGESLTGERLPPS; from the coding sequence GTGTACATCGTCCCCGATCAGACGGGACGGCGCGTCATCGTGACCGGCGCGAACAGCGGCACCGGACGCGAAGCCGCCCAGCGACTCGCCGGCGCGGGTGCCGAGGTGGTGATCGCGGTGCGTGACGCCGAGAAGGGCGAGGCGGCGCGGCGCGACATCCTGAACCTCCACCCGGATGCCGACCTCGAGGTGAGAGTCCTCGATCTCGCCGATCTGACGAGCGTGCGCACCTTCGCGGGGTCCATCGAGGCGGACGGGCGACTCGACGTGCTGATCAACAACGCGGGCGTCATGGTGCCGCCCAAACGGATGACGACCGCCGACGGTTTCGAACTGCAGCTGGGCACCAACTTCCTCGGCCCGTTCGCGCTGACCATCAGGCTGCTTCCGGTGCTGCTGCAGAGCGCCGCGCCGCGCGTCGTGACGATGAGCAGCATGACGGCGAACTTCGGACGGATTCACTTCGACGACCTTCACTCCCTCGCGCACTACAGGCCGGGCCGCGCCTACTCGCAGTCGAAACGCGCCGACCTCATGATGGGCGTCCATCTCGCGACGATCGCGAACGAGCGTGACTGGCCCCTGCTCAGCACCATCGCGCACCCCGGCTACACGCGGACGAACCTGCAGACGGCCGGACGCAACCTCGCCCGTGACAAGCCGCTGTCGCCCATCCGGCGCACTGTGCTGCCGTCCCAGTCCCCTGCGGAGGGCACTGAACCGCTGCTGTTCGCGGCCGCAGATCCGGATGCCGCTCAGGGCGCCTACTACGGCCCGAGCGCATGGGGCGGCCTCGTCGGGCCGCCCGTGCGCATCGATCTGCCACGCAGCGCGCGCGGCGTCGACCTTCCGGCATCCGTCTGGGCGATCGGGGAGTCGCTCACAGGCGAGCGACTTCCCCCGTCGTGA
- a CDS encoding GNAT family N-acetyltransferase codes for MTEIQIEHVDADRWTDLETLFGRAGADNGCWCQYWLLGAGYHHRDRAENRHDLQSQAGSDRAGLLAYQDGRPVGWARLTPRAELTWLGARFSAFEFTPDDAWSLPCFFIARSAQGSGVMRALIRFAAEWGRARNVPIEAYPIDVAAPGATRNRFTGVLPAFLDEGFVVAGRLSDDRVVVTTGEVARL; via the coding sequence GTGACTGAGATCCAGATCGAACACGTGGACGCCGACCGCTGGACGGACCTCGAGACGCTGTTCGGGCGAGCCGGAGCCGACAACGGATGCTGGTGTCAGTACTGGCTGCTCGGCGCCGGCTATCACCACCGCGACCGGGCCGAGAATCGGCACGACCTCCAGTCGCAGGCGGGCAGCGACCGGGCGGGACTGCTCGCGTATCAGGACGGGCGGCCGGTCGGCTGGGCCCGCCTGACCCCGCGCGCGGAGCTCACGTGGCTCGGGGCGCGCTTCTCGGCGTTCGAGTTCACCCCGGATGACGCATGGTCGCTGCCGTGCTTCTTCATCGCGCGCAGCGCTCAAGGCAGCGGGGTGATGCGCGCACTCATCCGATTCGCCGCCGAATGGGGTCGCGCCCGCAACGTGCCGATCGAGGCCTACCCCATCGACGTTGCGGCACCCGGCGCCACTCGCAACCGCTTCACGGGGGTGCTTCCAGCGTTCCTCGATGAGGGCTTCGTCGTGGCGGGACGCCTCTCGGACGATCGCGTCGTGGTCACGACGGGGGAAGTCGCTCGCCTGTGA
- a CDS encoding CDP-alcohol phosphatidyltransferase family protein codes for MQKVHLAPLWSFVGGVAGLALVNWFGALSAAGWIAGLLYLVVSNVLLARGLRRHRTVRFGPANIATATRSTLVGIVTALVATSFTAPIAVPLLIGLTVPALALDAVDGWIARRTDTITELGGRFDMEVDAFLIFALSAYVAQELGWWVLLIGLMRYALAVAGWLLPWLQATVPFRYWRKVVAAIAGVALALAASGLAPRWVDDLVVLIALGLLIESFGRDVVWLFVRHRAAVTASGRQAVRSVALPIASRRRDDIADVGRGV; via the coding sequence GTGCAAAAGGTTCACCTCGCTCCACTGTGGTCGTTCGTCGGCGGCGTTGCCGGCCTCGCCCTGGTCAACTGGTTCGGTGCGCTGTCCGCGGCGGGATGGATCGCCGGACTTCTCTACCTTGTCGTGTCGAATGTGCTGTTGGCGAGGGGGTTGCGCCGCCACCGAACTGTGCGCTTCGGTCCGGCGAACATCGCGACGGCGACGAGATCGACACTGGTCGGTATCGTCACGGCGCTGGTCGCGACATCCTTCACCGCGCCGATCGCGGTTCCGCTGCTGATCGGTTTGACGGTCCCGGCCCTCGCCCTCGATGCCGTCGACGGCTGGATCGCCCGTCGCACCGACACCATCACCGAGCTGGGCGGGCGATTCGACATGGAGGTCGATGCGTTCCTCATCTTCGCCCTGAGCGCTTACGTCGCGCAGGAGCTGGGATGGTGGGTGCTCTTGATCGGGCTGATGCGATACGCACTGGCCGTCGCAGGATGGCTCCTTCCCTGGCTGCAGGCGACGGTGCCGTTCCGGTACTGGCGCAAGGTCGTCGCCGCCATCGCCGGTGTCGCGCTGGCCCTCGCCGCCTCGGGGCTGGCGCCCCGGTGGGTGGACGACCTGGTGGTGCTGATCGCGCTGGGCCTGCTCATCGAGTCGTTCGGGCGCGACGTGGTCTGGCTGTTCGTCCGGCACCGTGCCGCAGTCACCGCCTCGGGCCGGCAGGCGGTCCGCTCTGTGGCTTTGCCGATTGCGAGTCGGCGGCGCGACGACATTGCGGACGTCGGACGCGGTGTCTAG
- a CDS encoding zinc-binding alcohol dehydrogenase, translating to MRTVYTGISRGTESTVFRGEVPVGEHERMRAPFQSGDFPGPVKYGYLNVGVVEDGASQFRGRSVFTLFPHQSVFVVPESAVALVPEGVPARRAVLAGAVETAVNVLWDAAPLLGDRITIVGAGMIGCAVARLARGIPGVDVNLVDVDRSKETVCAALGVEYAHPEDAPLERDLVVDASGSEAGLQFALQAAVTEGDVVVASWFGDRGVRLHLGEDFHSRRLTIRSSQVGMIAPRRRATRTTGDRLALALRLLRDAAFDALLTDNSSWRELPDVMAAVAAGSPGLCHTIDWRDSE from the coding sequence GTGAGGACGGTTTACACGGGCATCAGCCGCGGCACCGAGTCCACCGTCTTCCGCGGCGAGGTGCCTGTCGGCGAACATGAGCGGATGCGGGCGCCGTTCCAGTCGGGCGACTTCCCCGGACCGGTCAAGTACGGGTATCTGAACGTCGGCGTCGTCGAGGACGGTGCGTCGCAGTTCCGCGGTCGTTCGGTCTTCACGCTGTTCCCCCACCAATCCGTGTTCGTCGTCCCCGAGTCGGCGGTCGCCCTGGTGCCGGAGGGCGTTCCCGCACGCCGCGCAGTGCTGGCGGGCGCGGTCGAGACAGCGGTCAACGTGCTGTGGGATGCCGCGCCCCTCCTGGGCGACCGCATCACGATCGTCGGGGCCGGCATGATCGGCTGCGCAGTCGCGCGGCTCGCGCGCGGCATCCCGGGCGTCGACGTCAATCTCGTGGACGTCGACCGATCCAAGGAGACGGTGTGCGCAGCGCTCGGCGTCGAGTACGCGCATCCGGAAGACGCACCCCTCGAGCGAGACCTCGTCGTTGACGCCAGCGGATCGGAGGCCGGACTGCAGTTCGCCCTGCAGGCCGCGGTCACCGAAGGCGACGTCGTCGTGGCGAGCTGGTTCGGCGATCGCGGCGTCCGCCTCCACCTCGGCGAGGACTTCCACTCGCGGCGGCTGACGATCCGCTCCAGCCAGGTCGGCATGATCGCCCCGCGCCGCCGCGCGACCCGCACCACCGGCGACCGCCTGGCCCTCGCGCTGCGACTGCTGCGCGACGCGGCTTTCGACGCCCTGCTCACCGACAACTCGTCGTGGCGCGAGCTGCCCGATGTCATGGCAGCCGTCGCTGCCGGATCGCCGGGACTCTGCCACACGATCGACTGGAGGGACTCCGAGTGA
- a CDS encoding 6-carboxytetrahydropterin synthase — protein sequence MTYSVTVRDHIMIAHSFAGEVFGPAQRLHGATFVVDASFRAATLDDDGVVVDIGRASDALHDILSMLTYRNLDDEPEFRGVNTTTERLCSVIADRLVAAVREGRLGANGGRLTSIGVTLHESHIAWASYEVTL from the coding sequence GTGACCTACTCCGTCACGGTCCGCGACCACATCATGATCGCCCACAGCTTCGCCGGCGAGGTCTTCGGTCCCGCGCAGCGACTGCACGGCGCGACCTTCGTGGTCGACGCGAGCTTTCGCGCTGCCACGCTCGACGACGACGGAGTCGTGGTCGACATCGGTCGCGCGTCGGACGCGCTTCACGACATCCTGTCGATGCTGACGTATCGCAACCTCGACGACGAGCCGGAATTCCGCGGAGTCAATACGACGACCGAGCGACTGTGCAGCGTGATCGCCGACCGACTCGTCGCGGCCGTTCGCGAAGGCCGACTGGGCGCGAACGGCGGGCGACTCACCTCGATCGGCGTCACGCTCCACGAATCCCACATCGCGTGGGCGTCGTACGAGGTGACGCTGTGA
- a CDS encoding glycosyltransferase family 4 protein — protein sequence MTDAELRAVSFIVPSGFDDPQRASGGNVYDRRVSDGLSRLGWTVRMSQVHVDDPSTVHSVLSQVSDGELVLIDGLIAGRAPAAVEIASLRLPVVVLAHMASGAFEDADPALIEGERRSLRSARQVIATSDWTRSELVRRRVVAADRIIVATPGADDAPMSTGTSAGGALLCVGVVAPHKGQDTLVEALATLCPDHEWTCTIAGSLDTRPDFAEQVERLATMSGIRDRVTMPGVLAADELDRAYRGADLLVAPSRSESYGMVIADALRRGIPVVASDVGGIPQTVASSRAAILVPPNQPKALSDALRRWMVDPALRARLAADARRAGSHLPRWSDTVARIAQALAGVR from the coding sequence GTGACCGATGCCGAGCTGCGCGCGGTGAGCTTCATCGTGCCGAGCGGCTTCGACGACCCGCAGCGGGCGAGCGGCGGAAACGTGTACGACCGACGCGTGAGCGACGGCCTCTCGCGCCTCGGATGGACGGTGCGGATGTCGCAGGTGCACGTCGATGACCCTTCGACCGTTCACTCCGTCCTCTCGCAGGTATCGGATGGTGAGCTCGTGCTCATCGACGGCCTGATTGCCGGAAGGGCACCTGCGGCGGTCGAGATCGCGAGTCTGCGGCTGCCGGTCGTCGTGCTCGCCCACATGGCCAGCGGAGCGTTCGAGGATGCGGACCCCGCGCTCATCGAGGGTGAGCGCCGTTCGCTGCGCTCTGCGCGGCAGGTCATCGCGACCAGCGACTGGACCCGATCGGAGCTCGTGCGCCGGAGAGTCGTTGCCGCCGACCGGATCATCGTTGCGACGCCGGGCGCCGATGACGCGCCGATGTCGACCGGCACGTCTGCCGGGGGCGCGCTGCTGTGCGTGGGGGTCGTCGCTCCGCACAAGGGGCAGGACACGCTCGTCGAGGCGCTCGCGACCCTCTGCCCAGACCACGAGTGGACCTGCACGATCGCGGGTTCGCTCGACACCCGGCCGGACTTCGCCGAGCAGGTCGAGCGGCTGGCGACCATGTCGGGCATCCGCGACCGGGTGACGATGCCGGGCGTGCTGGCTGCGGACGAACTCGACCGGGCGTACCGCGGCGCCGACCTGCTCGTAGCGCCATCGCGCTCCGAGAGCTACGGCATGGTCATCGCCGACGCGCTGCGACGCGGCATCCCCGTCGTGGCGAGCGACGTGGGGGGAATCCCGCAGACAGTGGCATCGAGCCGGGCGGCGATCCTGGTGCCGCCGAATCAGCCGAAGGCGCTCAGCGATGCCCTCCGGCGATGGATGGTCGACCCCGCGCTCCGCGCGAGACTCGCCGCGGACGCCCGGCGGGCCGGTTCGCACTTGCCGCGGTGGAGCGACACCGTCGCCCGGATCGCCCAGGCGCTCGCGGGTGTGCGATGA
- a CDS encoding lysylphosphatidylglycerol synthase transmembrane domain-containing protein, whose protein sequence is MTTALRPHAVGEMLATPRFRGYARAAIGVVILVAIVLHAGGEPFARGLASVSIAAVGAALVLAAVSTAAAAWRWRMLAGGLGLTLSWPQAVSGYYRSQFLNTVLPGGVVGDVHRAVAHGRSVNQVGQASRAVVAERSAGQVVQLVLAAVVLVSLGMSAYAPAVGIVALVVAVMCAVGFVAAAASTRVRVAVRRELAALRTAFASGSTVVKVIAASLIVVAGHVATFVVACLAVGVDAPTERLVALALIAVLAASIPLNIGGWGPREGAAAWAFTAGGLGAATGIAASTAFGVLAMIAVTPGAVVVAASALRRRRDSQAVQSRMVAS, encoded by the coding sequence ATGACGACCGCCCTGCGCCCTCATGCTGTCGGGGAGATGCTCGCCACGCCCCGCTTCCGCGGCTATGCACGCGCCGCCATCGGGGTCGTGATCCTGGTGGCCATCGTGCTGCACGCCGGCGGTGAGCCGTTCGCTCGCGGGCTCGCCTCGGTCTCGATCGCCGCGGTGGGAGCGGCGCTGGTCCTCGCAGCCGTGTCCACCGCCGCCGCAGCATGGCGCTGGCGGATGCTCGCAGGCGGCCTCGGCCTGACGCTGAGCTGGCCGCAGGCGGTGTCTGGGTACTATCGGTCGCAGTTCTTGAACACCGTCCTACCCGGGGGAGTCGTCGGAGACGTGCACCGTGCGGTGGCTCACGGTCGCAGCGTGAACCAGGTCGGACAGGCTTCCCGCGCCGTCGTCGCCGAGCGCTCCGCCGGCCAGGTCGTGCAGCTCGTGCTCGCGGCGGTGGTGCTGGTGTCGCTGGGAATGTCGGCCTACGCTCCCGCTGTGGGCATCGTCGCACTCGTGGTGGCTGTCATGTGCGCCGTAGGGTTCGTCGCGGCGGCCGCGAGCACGCGTGTGCGCGTGGCGGTCCGACGCGAACTCGCGGCCCTGCGAACCGCGTTCGCGTCGGGGAGCACTGTGGTGAAGGTCATCGCGGCGTCGCTGATCGTCGTGGCAGGGCATGTCGCGACGTTCGTGGTCGCGTGCCTGGCCGTCGGGGTCGACGCTCCGACCGAGCGGCTCGTGGCCCTGGCGCTGATCGCGGTGCTGGCCGCATCGATTCCCCTCAACATCGGCGGATGGGGCCCGCGAGAGGGCGCCGCAGCGTGGGCGTTCACCGCCGGCGGTCTCGGCGCCGCGACCGGAATCGCCGCCTCGACGGCATTCGGGGTGCTCGCGATGATCGCGGTCACTCCCGGTGCCGTCGTGGTCGCAGCATCCGCCCTTCGCCGTCGACGTGACAGCCAGGCCGTGCAGAGTCGGATGGTGGCGTCGTGA
- a CDS encoding RibD family protein, which yields MNRPYVTLSCAMSLDGFLDSATPRHLAMSNPADFDRVDQLRAESDAIMVGASTVRRDDPRLLVRSEERRLLRRAAGKPYSPTKVTVTGSGDLPPQSSFFTEGDVDKLVYCPDAAAPGIARTLGRSATVVGLGNGCVTMADVVSDLAERGVGRLMVEGGGRLHTQFLTEDLVDELQLVVAPFFVGESRAPRFVEAGHFPWTASRRATLAETRQIGDVVLLRYALSDRCKDAVRGADATRGLPARS from the coding sequence GTGAACCGCCCGTACGTCACTCTCAGCTGTGCGATGTCGCTCGACGGATTCCTCGACAGCGCAACGCCGCGGCACCTCGCCATGTCGAACCCGGCCGACTTCGATCGCGTCGATCAGCTGCGCGCCGAGAGCGACGCCATCATGGTCGGCGCTTCCACGGTGCGTCGCGACGATCCGAGGCTGCTGGTGCGAAGCGAGGAGCGACGCCTCCTGCGCCGTGCCGCGGGCAAGCCCTACTCGCCGACGAAGGTGACAGTGACCGGCAGCGGTGACCTGCCACCGCAATCGTCCTTCTTCACCGAGGGGGATGTCGACAAGCTCGTGTACTGCCCGGATGCCGCAGCCCCGGGTATCGCCCGTACTCTCGGTCGCAGCGCCACCGTGGTCGGGCTGGGGAATGGCTGCGTGACGATGGCGGATGTCGTCAGCGACCTCGCCGAGCGTGGCGTGGGCCGGCTGATGGTCGAGGGCGGCGGCAGACTCCACACCCAGTTCCTGACCGAAGACCTGGTCGACGAGCTGCAGCTCGTGGTCGCGCCCTTCTTCGTCGGCGAGTCCCGGGCGCCGCGATTCGTCGAGGCCGGGCATTTCCCGTGGACCGCCTCTCGACGCGCGACCCTCGCGGAGACGCGGCAGATCGGGGACGTCGTCCTGCTGCGATACGCCCTGTCGGACCGGTGCAAGGACGCGGTGCGAGGGGCAGACGCGACTCGGGGCCTGCCCGCGCGCTCGTGA